In Mycolicibacterium mucogenicum DSM 44124, the following are encoded in one genomic region:
- the aroC gene encoding chorismate synthase codes for MLRWTTAGESHGRALVAMLEGMVAGLSVTSDDIATQLQRRRLGYGRGARMKFEKDEVTLLGGVRHGLTLGGPIAIQIGNTEWPKWETVMASDPVDPEALANTARNEPLTRPRPGHADYAGMLKYGFDDARPVLERASARETAARVAAGTVARAFLKQALGVDVVSHVISIGASKPYDGPVPGPQDLEAIDDSPVRAFDKTAEEAMIAEIEAAKKDGDTLGGVVEVVVSGLPVGLGSFISGDNRLDSQLAAAVMGIQAIKGVEIGDGFETARRRGSVAHDEIYPGADGITRSTNRAGGLEGGMTNGQPLRVRAAMKPISTVPRALATVDMATGEEAVAIHQRSDVCAVPAAGVVVEAMVALVLARAALDKFGGDSLAETRANVENYLRAVHEREPQMSG; via the coding sequence GTGTTGCGATGGACCACAGCAGGTGAATCCCATGGTCGTGCCCTGGTGGCCATGCTCGAAGGCATGGTGGCCGGTCTTTCGGTGACCTCGGACGACATCGCCACGCAGTTGCAGCGGCGTCGTCTCGGCTACGGCCGCGGTGCCCGGATGAAGTTCGAAAAGGACGAAGTCACACTGCTCGGCGGCGTTCGGCACGGCCTGACGCTCGGCGGCCCGATCGCCATCCAGATCGGCAACACCGAGTGGCCCAAGTGGGAGACCGTCATGGCTTCCGACCCGGTCGACCCGGAGGCGCTGGCCAACACCGCGCGTAACGAGCCGCTCACCCGGCCCCGGCCCGGGCACGCCGACTACGCCGGCATGCTCAAATACGGCTTCGACGACGCCCGCCCGGTGCTCGAGCGCGCCAGTGCCCGCGAGACCGCGGCCCGCGTCGCGGCCGGCACCGTCGCCCGTGCGTTCCTGAAGCAGGCCCTCGGTGTGGACGTCGTCTCGCACGTCATCTCCATCGGCGCCTCCAAGCCCTACGACGGCCCGGTCCCGGGCCCGCAGGATCTCGAGGCCATCGATGACAGCCCGGTGCGTGCCTTCGACAAGACCGCCGAGGAGGCCATGATCGCCGAGATCGAGGCCGCCAAGAAGGACGGCGACACCCTCGGCGGCGTCGTCGAGGTGGTGGTCAGCGGACTGCCCGTCGGCCTCGGCTCGTTCATCAGCGGCGACAACCGGCTGGACAGCCAGCTGGCCGCCGCCGTCATGGGTATCCAGGCCATCAAGGGCGTCGAGATCGGTGACGGCTTCGAGACCGCGCGGCGCCGCGGCAGCGTCGCGCACGACGAGATCTACCCGGGCGCGGACGGCATCACCCGCTCCACGAACCGCGCCGGCGGCCTGGAAGGCGGCATGACCAACGGCCAGCCGCTGCGGGTCCGTGCCGCGATGAAGCCGATCTCGACGGTGCCGCGCGCACTGGCGACCGTCGACATGGCCACCGGCGAAGAGGCCGTCGCCATCCACCAGCGTTCCGACGTGTGTGCGGTGCCCGCGGCCGGTGTGGTCGTCGAGGCCATGGTGGCGCTGGTGCTGGCCCGGGCCGCGCTGGACAAGTTCGGCGGCGACTCGCTGGCCGAGACCCGCGCCAACGTCGAGAACTACCTGCGTGCGGTGCATGAGCGCGAACCGCAGATGTCCGGATAA
- a CDS encoding shikimate kinase — MAPKAVLVGMPGSGKSTIGRRLAKALQVPMLDTDAKIVETTGRSIADIFAEGEPVFRKIEADVIRDALAEHDGVVSLGGGAVTTPEVREALVGHTVVYLEISAAEGVRRTAGGGRPLLAGDDPGAKYRELMAQRVPLFRQVATLRVNTNRRNPGAVVRHIVHRLEQPRCDEHSRRRRRSAWRRLPTVLNPGPTTEAPPSPAALAKRLKGSQ, encoded by the coding sequence ATGGCGCCCAAGGCTGTACTGGTCGGCATGCCCGGTTCGGGCAAGTCGACGATCGGTCGACGGTTGGCGAAGGCGCTGCAGGTGCCGATGCTCGACACCGACGCCAAGATCGTCGAGACCACCGGTCGCAGCATCGCCGACATCTTCGCCGAAGGCGAGCCGGTGTTCCGCAAGATCGAAGCCGACGTGATCCGCGACGCGCTGGCCGAACACGACGGCGTCGTGTCGCTCGGCGGCGGCGCGGTGACGACTCCGGAGGTGCGGGAAGCGCTCGTCGGCCACACCGTCGTCTACCTGGAAATCAGTGCGGCAGAAGGTGTTCGGCGTACCGCGGGCGGCGGACGTCCGCTGCTCGCCGGTGACGATCCGGGCGCCAAGTACCGCGAGCTGATGGCGCAGCGCGTGCCGCTGTTCCGGCAGGTCGCGACGCTCCGGGTGAACACCAACCGACGCAATCCCGGTGCCGTGGTCCGCCACATCGTGCACCGGCTCGAGCAGCCACGCTGCGACGAGCACTCCCGGCGCCGCCGCCGCTCGGCGTGGCGCCGGCTGCCGACGGTCCTGAACCCCGGACCGACCACCGAGGCCCCGCCGAGCCCTGCGGCACTGGCGAAACGATTGAAAGGCTCGCAATGA
- the aroB gene encoding 3-dehydroquinate synthase codes for MTEPVVVEVNVDRPYPVIIGTGLLGDLGRVLQGRHRVAILHQPVLNETAEAIRSYLADNGIDAHRIEIPDAEAGKELPVVGFIWEVLGRIGIDRKDAIVSLGGGAATDVAGFAAATWLRGVDIVHVPTTLLGMVDAAVGGKTGINTDAGKNLVGAFHQPLAVLVDLATLESLPRNEIIAGMAEIVKAGFIADPVILDLIEADPEAALDPAGTVLPELIRRAIAVKAEVVAADEKESALREILNYGHTLAHAIERRERYQWRHGAAVSVGLVFAAELGRLAGRLDDDTADRHRRVLTALGLPVSYDADAFPQLLESMAGDKKTRSGVLRFVVLDGLAKPGRLEGPDPSLLAAAYSVVAKD; via the coding sequence ATGACTGAACCCGTCGTCGTTGAGGTTAACGTCGACCGGCCGTACCCGGTGATCATCGGGACGGGCCTGCTCGGTGACCTCGGCCGCGTCTTGCAGGGCCGGCACCGCGTCGCGATCCTGCACCAGCCGGTGCTGAACGAGACCGCCGAGGCGATCCGTAGTTACTTGGCGGACAACGGAATCGACGCGCACCGCATCGAAATCCCGGACGCCGAGGCGGGCAAGGAACTGCCCGTCGTCGGCTTCATCTGGGAAGTGTTGGGGCGCATCGGGATCGACCGCAAGGACGCCATCGTCAGCCTCGGCGGCGGCGCGGCCACCGACGTCGCCGGGTTCGCCGCCGCCACCTGGCTGCGCGGCGTGGACATCGTGCACGTGCCCACGACGCTGCTCGGCATGGTCGACGCCGCCGTCGGCGGCAAGACCGGCATCAACACCGACGCCGGCAAGAACCTCGTCGGCGCCTTCCACCAGCCGCTGGCCGTGCTCGTCGACCTCGCGACGCTGGAATCGTTGCCGCGCAACGAGATCATCGCCGGCATGGCCGAGATCGTGAAGGCCGGCTTCATCGCCGACCCGGTGATCCTGGACCTCATCGAGGCCGACCCGGAGGCCGCGCTGGACCCCGCCGGCACCGTGCTGCCCGAACTCATCCGCCGCGCCATCGCCGTCAAGGCCGAGGTGGTCGCCGCCGACGAGAAGGAATCGGCACTGCGCGAAATCCTCAACTACGGACACACTTTGGCGCACGCCATCGAGCGCCGCGAGCGCTACCAGTGGCGGCACGGCGCCGCCGTGTCGGTGGGCCTGGTGTTCGCCGCCGAGCTCGGCCGGCTTGCCGGCCGCCTCGACGACGACACCGCGGACCGCCACCGCCGGGTGCTCACCGCGCTGGGCCTGCCGGTCAGCTACGACGCCGACGCCTTCCCGCAGCTGCTGGAGTCGATGGCGGGGGACAAGAAGACCCGTTCGGGCGTGCTGCGCTTCGTGGTGCTCGACGGCCTGGCCAAGCCGGGCCGCCTCGAAGGCCCGGACCCCTCGCTGCTGGCGGCCGCCTACTCGGTGGTGGCGAAAGACTGA
- a CDS encoding B-4DMT family transporter, whose product MSKWLLRGIVFAALMVIVRLLQGAMIGAWEKQSLIISVTLVVLYILAAFAWGVLDGQSDAKAQPDPDRREDLAMAWLVGGLFAGIVSGFFAWLIGQFYDNIYVDALAAEVTTFAAFTALIVFVGGVCGVSLGRYLVDRKAPPPPKHDHAGESERADTDVFAAVAVAVPVEGSEGNTEVIETRPKTNPES is encoded by the coding sequence ATGAGTAAGTGGTTGCTGCGCGGAATCGTCTTTGCGGCGTTGATGGTGATCGTCCGATTACTGCAGGGCGCGATGATCGGTGCCTGGGAAAAACAGTCGCTGATCATCAGTGTCACGCTCGTCGTGCTGTACATCCTCGCCGCCTTTGCCTGGGGCGTTCTCGACGGCCAGAGCGATGCGAAGGCGCAGCCCGACCCCGACCGCCGCGAGGACCTGGCGATGGCCTGGCTGGTCGGCGGTCTGTTTGCCGGCATCGTCAGCGGCTTCTTCGCATGGCTGATCGGCCAGTTCTACGACAACATCTATGTCGACGCCCTGGCCGCCGAGGTCACCACGTTCGCCGCGTTCACCGCGCTGATCGTCTTCGTGGGCGGCGTCTGCGGCGTGTCACTCGGCCGGTACCTCGTCGACCGCAAGGCCCCGCCGCCGCCGAAGCACGACCACGCCGGTGAGAGCGAGCGCGCCGACACCGACGTCTTCGCCGCGGTCGCCGTCGCCGTCCCCGTCGAAGGTTCCGAGGGCAACACCGAGGTCATCGAGACCAGGCCCAAGACCAACCCCGAGTCCTGA
- a CDS encoding M24 family metallopeptidase, with protein sequence MTISHRRHILRRQLAAAELDAILVTDLVNVRYLSGFTGSNAALLIPTEGDTPVLATDGRYRTQAAQQAPDAQILIERACAPQLVRAAEAAGVKRLGFESHVMTVDAHAALQRVSGNLELVRAPGMVETLREVKDAGEIAILRLACEAADAALKDLIESGGLRAGRTEKEVGRELEARMLDHGADGPSFETIVATGANSAIPHHRPTDAVLAAGDFVKIDFGALVEGYHSDMTRTFVLSPVAQWQRDIYDLVATSQRAGREALVPGTTLAAVDRASRQVIADAGYGEQFSHGLGHGVGLQIHEAPGINSAAAGTLLAGSVVTVEPGVYLPGRGGVRIEDTLVVSGDTTHTPELLTRFPKELAIL encoded by the coding sequence GTGACAATTTCCCACCGGCGCCACATTCTGCGTCGCCAGCTGGCGGCCGCCGAGCTGGATGCGATCCTGGTAACCGACCTGGTCAACGTGCGTTATCTGTCCGGGTTCACCGGGTCCAACGCGGCCCTGCTCATTCCCACTGAAGGGGACACTCCCGTCCTGGCCACCGACGGGCGGTACCGGACGCAGGCCGCGCAGCAGGCGCCCGACGCGCAGATCCTCATCGAGCGGGCGTGTGCTCCCCAGCTGGTGCGCGCCGCGGAAGCCGCCGGAGTCAAGCGGCTGGGCTTCGAGAGCCATGTCATGACCGTCGACGCCCACGCGGCGCTGCAGCGGGTCAGCGGGAACCTCGAACTGGTCCGGGCGCCCGGCATGGTCGAGACGCTGCGTGAGGTCAAGGACGCCGGCGAGATCGCGATCCTGCGGCTGGCCTGCGAGGCCGCCGACGCCGCGCTCAAAGACCTCATCGAATCGGGCGGGCTGCGGGCCGGCCGCACCGAGAAGGAGGTCGGCCGCGAACTGGAGGCGCGGATGCTGGACCACGGCGCCGACGGCCCGTCGTTCGAGACCATCGTCGCGACCGGTGCCAACTCCGCGATACCGCACCACCGGCCCACCGACGCTGTGCTGGCGGCCGGTGACTTCGTCAAGATCGACTTCGGCGCGCTCGTCGAGGGTTACCACTCCGACATGACCCGCACCTTCGTCCTGTCGCCGGTGGCGCAGTGGCAGCGTGACATCTACGACCTGGTCGCGACGTCGCAGCGAGCCGGTCGGGAAGCGCTGGTGCCGGGCACGACGCTGGCGGCCGTCGACCGGGCGTCGCGGCAGGTCATCGCCGATGCCGGGTACGGCGAGCAGTTCTCCCACGGGCTCGGGCACGGGGTCGGTCTGCAGATTCACGAAGCGCCGGGAATCAACTCCGCCGCCGCCGGTACACTGCTTGCTGGCTCCGTGGTAACCGTGGAGCCCGGTGTCTACCTGCCCGGCCGGGGCGGTGTCCGGATCGAGGACACGCTCGTCGTCAGCGGCGATACGACACACACACCTGAGTTGCTTACCCGGTTCCCCAAGGAACTGGCCATCCTCTGA
- the efp gene encoding elongation factor P: MASTADFKNGLVLNIEGQLWQITEFQHVKPGKGPAFVRTKLKNVLSGKVVDKTFNAGVKVETATVDRRDATYLYRDGADFVFMDAEDFEQHPLSEALVGDAAGFLLENLQVQIAFHNGAPLYLELPVSIEVVVSHTEPGLQGDRSNAGTKPATLETGAEIQVPLFINVGDKLKVDTRDSSYISRVNA, translated from the coding sequence GTGGCATCTACCGCCGACTTCAAGAATGGTCTTGTCCTCAACATCGAGGGCCAGCTGTGGCAGATCACCGAGTTCCAGCACGTCAAGCCCGGCAAGGGCCCGGCCTTCGTGCGCACGAAGCTCAAGAACGTGCTGTCGGGCAAGGTCGTCGACAAGACCTTCAACGCCGGTGTGAAGGTGGAGACCGCGACCGTCGACCGTCGTGACGCCACCTACCTGTACCGCGACGGCGCGGACTTCGTCTTCATGGACGCCGAGGACTTCGAGCAGCACCCGCTGTCCGAGGCCCTCGTCGGCGACGCCGCCGGCTTCCTGCTGGAGAACCTGCAGGTGCAGATCGCGTTCCACAACGGCGCCCCGCTCTACCTGGAGCTGCCCGTCAGCATCGAGGTCGTCGTCTCGCACACCGAGCCGGGCCTGCAGGGCGACCGCTCGAACGCCGGCACCAAGCCGGCCACCCTGGAGACCGGCGCCGAGATCCAGGTGCCGCTGTTCATCAACGTCGGTGACAAGCTCAAGGTGGACACCCGCGACAGCAGCTACATCAGTCGGGTCAATGCCTGA
- the nusB gene encoding transcription antitermination factor NusB has product MPDRRSDKGRHQARKRAVDLLFEAEARGITAAEGAKLRNTLADSDPEVSALNPYTVTVANGVTEHAAHIDDLISAHLQGWTLERLPAVDRAILRVAVWELLHATDVPEPVAVDEAVELAKSLSTDESPGFVNGVLGQVMLVTPQIRAAAAAVRGE; this is encoded by the coding sequence ATGCCTGACCGTCGCTCTGACAAGGGCCGGCACCAGGCGCGCAAGCGCGCCGTCGACCTGCTGTTCGAGGCCGAGGCCCGCGGGATCACCGCGGCCGAGGGCGCGAAGCTGCGCAATACCCTCGCCGACAGCGACCCCGAGGTGTCGGCGCTGAACCCGTACACGGTGACCGTCGCAAACGGCGTCACCGAGCACGCGGCGCACATCGACGACCTGATCTCGGCGCACCTGCAGGGCTGGACGCTGGAGCGGCTGCCCGCCGTGGACCGCGCGATCCTGCGCGTCGCGGTGTGGGAGTTGCTGCATGCGACGGACGTGCCGGAGCCGGTCGCCGTCGACGAGGCGGTCGAGCTGGCGAAGTCGCTGTCCACCGATGAATCGCCCGGCTTCGTCAACGGCGTCCTCGGCCAGGTGATGCTGGTGACGCCGCAGATCCGGGCGGCTGCGGCGGCGGTCCGGGGCGAGTAG
- a CDS encoding molybdopterin-dependent oxidoreductase, whose translation MGTEPRVIAEVGEDGLHLHACCLCEAMCGLEIQVSDGKVAGIRPNKADEWSAGHICPKGASLGALHEDPDRIRRPMIKVDGQWHEVDWDTAFRRCTELLAPVIAKHGIGAVAAYTGNPLAHSFSLSRYAAILLGLSGMPITYSPGTIDQWPKNLSSHLMYGSWWAFPTPDLQRTDLLVVMGANPAASQGSLLAAPDIMGIIGGIRKRGKVIVIDPVRTQTAAKADEWLPITPGTDAALLLGVIHAVFDEGLVNLGQLEQHLDGIAELCRAVADWSPERVSAATGIDAERIRELARELAGTPRAVVYGRIGTCNQEFGSLASWLIDVVNIVTGHFDVPGGAMFATPTAWTVTSQTIPGLEDGAPNFGRYQTRVRGAKEVLGQVPVSCMLEEITTPGEGQLKALITVAGNPVLSTPGGDKLDEALPQLDAMISVDLWLNETTRHADVILPGPSALEQAHSADLLLGAAINSFARYSPPVFHREDPDAPEEWEILIRLTGLCTGTPAEDVDVAALDDGWFDYLCFTQGLDGAEIRKKYDHGGPERMLDLTLRTAAFGDRYGENPDGLTLEKLKAHPDGINYGPMVPRVPEVLGTADKKIRVAPQYLLDDLPRLAARLERPADELVLVSRRHLRSNNSWLHNVGALMKGRDRCTLLMHSRDAAARGIVDGDNAEVASGAGKIVVPVEVTDAIKPGVVSMPHGWGHGQPGTRLGIANAAPGVNTNILSLPDFLDEPSGNGALNGIPVTVSAAGS comes from the coding sequence ATGGGAACCGAGCCACGAGTGATCGCCGAGGTCGGCGAAGACGGACTGCACCTGCACGCCTGCTGCCTGTGCGAGGCCATGTGCGGCTTGGAGATTCAGGTCTCGGACGGCAAGGTCGCCGGCATCCGGCCCAACAAGGCCGACGAGTGGAGCGCGGGCCACATCTGCCCGAAAGGCGCCTCCCTGGGCGCGTTGCACGAGGACCCCGACCGCATCCGCCGGCCGATGATCAAGGTCGACGGGCAGTGGCACGAGGTCGACTGGGACACCGCGTTCCGCCGCTGCACCGAGCTGCTGGCACCCGTCATCGCGAAGCACGGCATCGGCGCCGTCGCCGCGTACACCGGAAACCCACTGGCGCATTCGTTTTCGCTGTCGCGGTACGCGGCGATCCTGCTCGGCCTGTCCGGCATGCCCATCACGTACTCGCCGGGCACCATCGATCAGTGGCCGAAGAACCTGTCGTCGCACCTGATGTACGGCAGCTGGTGGGCCTTCCCGACACCGGACCTGCAGCGCACCGACCTGCTCGTGGTGATGGGGGCCAACCCCGCGGCGTCGCAGGGCTCGCTGCTGGCCGCCCCCGACATCATGGGCATCATCGGCGGAATCCGTAAGCGCGGCAAGGTCATCGTGATCGACCCGGTGCGCACCCAGACCGCCGCCAAGGCCGACGAGTGGCTGCCCATCACGCCCGGCACCGACGCGGCGCTTCTGCTGGGCGTCATCCACGCGGTGTTCGACGAAGGTCTGGTGAACCTCGGCCAGCTGGAGCAGCACCTCGACGGGATAGCCGAGCTGTGCCGGGCCGTCGCCGACTGGTCGCCCGAAAGGGTCAGCGCCGCAACAGGAATCGATGCGGAGCGCATCAGGGAACTGGCCCGCGAACTGGCCGGCACGCCCCGCGCCGTCGTGTACGGCCGCATCGGCACCTGCAACCAGGAATTCGGCAGCCTCGCGAGCTGGCTGATCGACGTCGTCAACATCGTCACCGGCCACTTCGACGTTCCCGGCGGCGCGATGTTCGCCACCCCGACCGCCTGGACCGTCACCAGCCAGACCATTCCGGGGCTGGAGGACGGAGCGCCCAACTTCGGCCGCTACCAGACCCGGGTCCGCGGCGCCAAGGAAGTGCTGGGCCAGGTCCCGGTCTCCTGCATGCTCGAAGAGATCACCACCCCGGGCGAGGGTCAGCTCAAGGCCCTCATCACCGTCGCGGGGAACCCCGTGCTGTCGACGCCGGGCGGCGACAAACTCGACGAGGCGCTGCCGCAGCTGGACGCGATGATCTCGGTGGACCTGTGGCTCAACGAGACGACCCGGCACGCCGACGTCATCCTGCCCGGCCCCTCGGCCCTCGAACAGGCGCACTCCGCGGACCTGCTGCTCGGCGCGGCGATCAACAGCTTCGCCCGGTACTCGCCACCGGTGTTCCACCGCGAGGACCCCGACGCGCCGGAGGAGTGGGAGATCCTGATCCGGCTCACCGGACTGTGCACCGGCACCCCGGCCGAGGACGTCGACGTCGCCGCGCTCGACGACGGCTGGTTCGACTACCTGTGCTTCACGCAGGGTCTCGACGGCGCCGAGATCCGCAAGAAGTACGACCACGGTGGCCCCGAGCGCATGCTCGATCTGACGCTGCGGACCGCCGCGTTCGGCGACCGATACGGCGAGAATCCCGACGGGCTGACGCTCGAGAAACTCAAGGCCCATCCAGACGGCATCAACTACGGGCCCATGGTGCCGCGCGTACCCGAGGTGCTGGGCACCGCCGACAAGAAGATCCGCGTGGCGCCGCAGTACCTGCTCGACGACCTGCCCCGGCTCGCCGCACGGCTGGAGCGTCCGGCCGACGAACTCGTGCTGGTCAGCCGGCGGCATCTGCGGTCCAACAACTCCTGGCTGCACAACGTCGGCGCGCTGATGAAGGGCCGCGACCGCTGCACGCTGCTGATGCACAGCCGCGACGCCGCCGCGCGCGGCATCGTGGACGGCGACAACGCCGAAGTCGCCTCGGGCGCAGGGAAGATCGTCGTCCCCGTCGAGGTGACCGACGCGATCAAGCCGGGTGTGGTGTCCATGCCGCACGGCTGGGGGCACGGACAGCCCGGCACCCGGCTGGGGATCGCCAACGCGGCGCCCGGGGTGAACACCAACATCCTGTCGCTGCCGGACTTCCTCGACGAGCCGTCCGGCAACGGCGCGCTCAACGGGATTCCGGTGACGGTGTCGGCCGCGGGGAGTTAG
- a CDS encoding GntR family transcriptional regulator yields MPESSPSLRSPQATDPTPLRRRADRARQVADVLRHQVRDGVYAAGLPGEAELVAEFSVSRNTVREALAILKAEGLIDRGPRVGTHVAQRKYDHGLHALVGLKETFKDFGEVRNEVRAATHLPAPAAVARRLQLTPGEPVVFIERLRYLGDLPLSLDLTYLVPDIGAAVLEHSLETNDVFALIEQVTEQRLGSADIALEAVSADPHTAATLDIPAGGAILMLERLTTLDDGRPVDLEYIRLRGDRITMRGNLLRSES; encoded by the coding sequence ATGCCCGAGTCCTCCCCGTCGCTTCGCTCGCCCCAGGCGACCGATCCGACCCCGCTGCGGCGGCGCGCCGACCGCGCCCGCCAGGTGGCCGATGTGCTGCGCCATCAGGTGCGCGACGGGGTCTACGCGGCGGGACTGCCCGGTGAGGCCGAGCTGGTCGCCGAGTTCTCGGTATCGCGCAACACCGTGCGCGAGGCGCTGGCGATCCTCAAGGCCGAGGGGCTGATCGACCGGGGACCACGCGTCGGCACCCACGTGGCGCAGCGCAAATACGATCACGGACTGCACGCTCTGGTCGGGCTGAAGGAGACGTTCAAGGACTTCGGCGAGGTCCGTAACGAGGTCCGCGCTGCCACGCACCTGCCCGCCCCGGCGGCCGTCGCCCGCCGGCTGCAGCTGACTCCCGGTGAGCCCGTCGTGTTCATCGAACGGCTGCGCTACCTGGGTGACCTGCCGCTGAGTCTGGATCTGACGTACCTGGTGCCCGACATCGGCGCCGCGGTCCTCGAGCACTCGCTGGAGACCAACGACGTGTTCGCGTTGATCGAGCAGGTCACCGAACAGCGGCTGGGCTCGGCGGACATTGCGCTGGAGGCGGTTTCGGCTGACCCGCACACTGCGGCCACGCTGGACATCCCGGCGGGCGGCGCGATCCTGATGCTCGAACGGCTCACGACTCTCGACGACGGGCGTCCCGTCGACCTCGAATACATCCGACTGCGTGGTGACCGAATCACCATGCGCGGCAACCTGTTACGGAGTGAATCATGA
- a CDS encoding 4Fe-4S dicluster domain-containing protein has translation MTLVNNQRVDVPVTIDESLCIEGCTLCVDVCPLDSLAINPDNGKAYMHVDECWYCGPCAARCPTGAVSVNMPYLIR, from the coding sequence ATGACGCTGGTCAACAACCAACGAGTCGATGTCCCGGTCACGATCGACGAGTCGCTGTGTATCGAGGGCTGCACCCTGTGCGTCGACGTCTGTCCGCTCGACTCGCTGGCCATCAACCCCGACAACGGCAAGGCGTACATGCACGTCGATGAGTGCTGGTACTGCGGTCCGTGTGCTGCGCGCTGCCCAACCGGCGCCGTCTCCGTCAACATGCCCTACCTCATCCGCTAA
- a CDS encoding ABC transporter substrate-binding protein — MKRFTALAATVVLAATGCSVDSAGKDDNAVNVVIGYQSKTINTVTAGTLLRAQGYLEHRLDEIGAKTGKKYHVEWQDYDTGAPITAQMVAEKIDIGSMGDYPLLINGSKTQSNERAKTELVAATGSSPTGALNMVVVSPDSPIQSLKELAGQKVSASVGSAGHGTLVRALSKNGIDPKTGVEVLNQQPQIGASALESGQVKALSQFVAWPGLLVFQNKARLLYDGAELNYPTWHGVVVRRAYAAAHPEVLDAFLQAQLDATDFLNTKPLEAAKIVAQGSGLPQEVVYLYNGPGGTRFDATLKPSLVDALKGDVPYLKSIGDFADLDVAKFVEDGPLRKALSERGRDYNAEVARTANPSLVHGTDPVCNVPVDNPALAGELWLDGSDTTQPAANPTCLLKAIRAAEAKGTKVRAAYVPDAELGTRWLADKSVWVQQGTDFVPFDTDAGARRYQAAHPGASVVTYQQALVGVA; from the coding sequence ATGAAACGCTTTACCGCCCTGGCCGCCACCGTCGTCCTCGCCGCCACCGGCTGCTCGGTCGATTCGGCCGGAAAGGACGACAACGCCGTCAACGTCGTCATCGGCTACCAGTCCAAGACCATCAACACCGTCACCGCGGGAACGTTGTTGCGCGCCCAGGGATACCTGGAACATCGCCTCGACGAGATCGGCGCCAAGACCGGCAAGAAGTACCACGTCGAATGGCAGGACTACGACACCGGTGCGCCGATCACCGCACAGATGGTCGCCGAGAAGATCGACATCGGCTCGATGGGTGACTATCCGCTGCTGATCAACGGATCGAAGACCCAGAGCAACGAACGCGCCAAGACCGAACTGGTGGCGGCCACCGGGTCGAGCCCGACCGGAGCGCTGAACATGGTTGTGGTGTCGCCGGATTCACCGATCCAGTCGCTCAAGGAGCTGGCCGGGCAGAAGGTCTCCGCCAGTGTCGGTTCGGCCGGTCACGGCACCCTGGTCCGGGCGCTGTCGAAGAACGGCATCGATCCGAAGACCGGCGTCGAGGTCCTCAATCAGCAGCCGCAGATCGGCGCGTCCGCGCTGGAATCCGGTCAGGTGAAGGCGCTTTCGCAGTTCGTCGCGTGGCCGGGGCTCCTCGTCTTCCAGAACAAGGCCCGGCTGCTGTACGACGGAGCCGAGCTGAACTACCCGACCTGGCACGGCGTCGTCGTGCGACGGGCGTACGCCGCAGCACATCCCGAGGTGCTCGACGCGTTCCTGCAGGCACAGCTCGACGCCACCGATTTCCTCAACACCAAGCCACTGGAGGCGGCGAAGATCGTCGCGCAGGGCAGCGGACTGCCGCAGGAGGTCGTGTACCTGTACAACGGCCCCGGCGGCACCCGGTTCGACGCCACGCTGAAGCCGTCGCTCGTGGACGCGCTGAAAGGTGATGTGCCGTACCTGAAGTCGATCGGTGACTTCGCGGACCTGGACGTCGCCAAGTTCGTCGAGGACGGTCCGCTGCGCAAGGCGCTGTCGGAGCGCGGCCGCGACTACAACGCCGAGGTCGCCCGCACCGCGAATCCGTCGCTGGTGCACGGTACCGACCCGGTGTGCAACGTCCCCGTCGACAACCCCGCGCTGGCCGGTGAGCTGTGGCTGGACGGTTCCGACACCACGCAGCCGGCGGCCAACCCGACGTGCCTGCTGAAGGCGATCCGCGCCGCGGAGGCCAAGGGCACCAAGGTCCGGGCCGCCTACGTGCCCGATGCCGAGCTCGGAACCCGTTGGCTGGCAGACAAATCCGTGTGGGTGCAGCAAGGTACCGACTTCGTGCCCTTCGACACCGACGCCGGCGCCCGCCGCTACCAGGCCGCCCATCCCGGTGCGTCGGTGGTGACCTACCAGCAGGCGCTGGTGGGTGTGGCATGA